In a genomic window of Sulfuriferula nivalis:
- a CDS encoding FMN-binding negative transcriptional regulator, with amino-acid sequence MYLPEHFKVTDLAKISELIAAYPLAMLITISAAGEPLANHLPLLLDGSVDQGYRLLGHMARANPQWQDFSTSHEVLVTFQGPHAYVSPSWYKGSGVPTWNYAVVQVRGRPKIIDDETALEALLKQLTDSQELQYDTPWNLTLTDDQRTKLLGMIVGFEIEITEIVGKFKLSQNRPLADQQGVVDVLAQSSNFYELEIAQLMQNNLSI; translated from the coding sequence ATGTATTTGCCTGAGCACTTTAAAGTAACCGATTTAGCCAAAATATCCGAGCTGATTGCAGCCTATCCTCTGGCAATGCTGATTACCATATCGGCTGCAGGTGAGCCTTTGGCTAATCATTTGCCATTGCTGCTGGATGGCAGTGTGGACCAAGGCTATCGCTTGCTAGGGCATATGGCACGTGCGAATCCGCAATGGCAAGATTTTTCAACAAGTCATGAAGTGCTGGTGACATTTCAAGGCCCGCATGCGTATGTCTCACCCTCATGGTATAAAGGCTCGGGTGTGCCCACCTGGAATTATGCCGTGGTTCAAGTGCGTGGCAGGCCTAAAATAATAGACGACGAGACAGCGCTTGAAGCGCTGCTTAAACAGCTCACCGATAGTCAGGAATTGCAGTACGACACGCCGTGGAATTTAACGCTAACCGATGATCAGCGCACGAAGTTGTTGGGCATGATAGTGGGTTTCGAGATAGAAATTACTGAAATAGTTGGCAAATTTAAGCTCAGTCAAAATCGCCCGTTAGCCGATCAGCAGGGTGTTGTTGATGTGTTAGCGCAATCGAGTAATTTTTATGAGCTTGAGATAGCTCAGCTAATGCAAAATAATCTATCAATTTAA
- the pyrC gene encoding dihydroorotase, which produces MQSITITRPDDWHLHLRDGETLRAVLPDTARRFARAIVMPNLKPPVRTTEDARAYRDRILAAVPAGMQFEPLMTLYLTNNTEPAEIARAKASGIVHAVKYYPAGATTNSDMGLTDLTNGYAVIAEMEKHGMPLLVHGEVTDPSVDIFDREAVFIERHLIPLTQAFPALKIVLEHITTQQGAEFVANAPANIAATITAHHLLYNRNAMFQGGIRPHYYCLPILKREQHRLALVKAATSGSVKFFLGTDSAPHPKNAKESACGCAGMYTAHAAIELYAEAFEKANALDKLEAFASFNGADFYGLPRNTDTVTLAKESWLAPAEISFGADKLIPLRAGEQLGWRIV; this is translated from the coding sequence ATGCAATCCATCACCATTACCCGCCCTGACGACTGGCACCTGCATTTACGTGATGGCGAAACGCTGCGAGCCGTGCTCCCTGACACAGCTCGCCGTTTTGCACGTGCCATCGTTATGCCGAATCTCAAGCCGCCAGTACGAACCACTGAAGATGCGCGCGCCTACCGTGATCGCATTCTTGCCGCCGTGCCAGCAGGGATGCAGTTTGAGCCATTGATGACGCTGTACCTGACCAATAATACCGAGCCAGCCGAAATTGCACGCGCAAAAGCCAGTGGGATAGTTCATGCGGTGAAATATTACCCCGCAGGTGCAACGACGAATTCGGATATGGGTCTGACCGATTTAACTAACGGCTATGCTGTGATAGCGGAAATGGAAAAGCACGGTATGCCATTGCTGGTACACGGCGAAGTCACTGACCCCAGTGTCGATATTTTTGACCGTGAGGCGGTATTTATTGAGCGTCATCTCATCCCGCTGACGCAAGCTTTCCCCGCATTAAAAATCGTGTTGGAACATATCACCACGCAGCAAGGGGCGGAATTTGTGGCGAATGCGCCTGCTAATATTGCCGCGACCATCACGGCACATCACCTGCTTTATAACCGCAACGCCATGTTTCAGGGCGGCATACGTCCGCACTATTACTGCTTGCCTATACTGAAGCGCGAGCAGCACAGATTGGCATTGGTGAAGGCAGCAACCAGCGGCAGTGTCAAATTTTTCCTCGGCACGGATAGTGCACCGCACCCAAAAAATGCCAAAGAATCTGCTTGCGGATGCGCAGGCATGTACACCGCACATGCCGCCATCGAGCTCTATGCTGAGGCTTTTGAAAAAGCTAATGCCCTGGATAAACTGGAAGCTTTTGCCAGCTTTAATGGCGCAGACTTCTATGGTTTGCCGCGCAATACTGACACCGTTACGCTGGCTAAGGAAAGCTGGCTGGCGCCTGCTGAAATTTCGTTTGGTGCCGATAAACTGATTCCTTTACGGGCAGGTGAGCAGCTTGGTTGGCGGATAGTTTAG
- the rsmI gene encoding 16S rRNA (cytidine(1402)-2'-O)-methyltransferase, which translates to MHTTTGTLYVVATPIGNLGDITQRALDVLKTVELVAAEDTRHSGQLLSRLGISVKFVALHEHNEQRATPFLIADLQAGKNVALITDAGTPAISDPGTLLVAAAHEAGIRVVPVPGASAVVCALSAAGIYAPNWLFYGFLPAKASHRRDALVQLKALPYTLIFYEAPHRIVECVEDLAATLGGDRRITFARELTKLFENIHSLPLSEASEWLAADANRQKGEFVLIVEGAKEVEDNPEQQHLRETLAVLLEELPLKQAAHIAAKLTGIKKNTCYKLALTMRDDPTDEEN; encoded by the coding sequence ATGCATACAACTACTGGAACACTCTACGTCGTCGCCACACCGATAGGTAATCTGGGTGATATTACTCAACGCGCACTGGATGTGCTTAAAACGGTTGAATTGGTAGCGGCTGAGGATACTCGGCATAGCGGGCAGCTGTTATCTCGACTGGGAATTTCAGTCAAATTTGTAGCCTTGCATGAACACAATGAGCAGCGCGCTACTCCTTTTCTGATAGCTGATTTACAAGCTGGCAAAAACGTTGCCTTAATTACTGACGCAGGAACCCCTGCGATTAGTGACCCTGGTACGTTGCTGGTAGCCGCCGCGCATGAGGCCGGGATACGCGTCGTGCCTGTGCCGGGAGCGAGCGCAGTCGTGTGTGCATTATCAGCGGCTGGGATTTATGCGCCTAATTGGTTGTTTTACGGTTTTCTGCCTGCCAAAGCCAGTCACCGTCGCGATGCGTTGGTACAACTTAAGGCATTACCGTACACCCTGATATTCTATGAAGCACCCCATCGTATAGTGGAATGTGTCGAAGATCTGGCCGCGACTTTGGGTGGCGACAGACGCATTACTTTTGCACGCGAACTGACCAAGCTGTTTGAAAACATCCACAGCCTGCCATTATCAGAAGCGAGTGAGTGGCTGGCAGCCGATGCAAATCGGCAAAAGGGTGAGTTTGTGCTGATCGTTGAAGGCGCAAAAGAAGTCGAAGATAATCCTGAACAGCAGCATTTGCGTGAGACTTTAGCCGTGTTGCTGGAAGAGTTGCCGCTCAAACAGGCTGCACATATTGCTGCCAAGCTGACGGGCATTAAAAAGAATACCTGTTATAAACTTGCGCTGACCATGCGCGATGACCCGACTGATGAGGAAAACTGA
- a CDS encoding EAL domain-containing protein — MKFSQHSSDQKLIPSDLPLKITGIVFWGMVLVGLLIAFLMLASKEREITAQNLQYTGLVGRTFVTDVNEALKEPPTLPVNYQENLQQVFTALCPSIHCTSITLTQPEGMLRAGSTHLTEGGVSQTLQIADSSRTLTVYFPSVKNIENSYRKQILISVGLVTMLFGLVLQRILHKLLSQPFKSMVSRAQQFAEGDIAVRFDESRSDEFGFLAKFINQALDSIVFQQTELRTALARTLVSEDALAHEKERAEVTLQSIADAVITTNVVGEVQYLNPVAERLTGWSNADAQGLPVESVIKLVDEVTQLKIPNPIHECLKIDGVITMDNHAALLQCNGQFLSIDITAAPMHNHQGEFIGAVMVCQDVNNARKLALQLTYQASHDPLTGLYNRLKFEEDLLHMLATTEKADQHALLYIDLDQFKIVNDTCGHMAGDELLRQLTRELKRNIRQSDTLARLGGDEFGVLLRNCGLARAQEVADKIRHSVKEFRFAWHDKTFEIGASIGLVSITQDNLNAASIMSAADLACYTAKDGGRNRVHVFQPADIELMQRQGEMSWTTTITEALEQNRFVLYAQPIVSLSNIDAGNLHWEVLVRIKDAAGQIIPPNAFIPAAERYNKMSSIDRWVVLNVFKAIATGKHFIVPKGGERVVAINLSGESLGDDEMLAYICSNAADLGISLHEICFEITETVAISNLSKATHFIHELKARGCRFSLDDFGSGLSSFGYLKNLAVDYIKIDGSFVKDMEVDAIDCAMVTAINQIGHVMQIKTIGEWVEDEATFNALKKLGVNYAQGYHTGRPALFWEVIPTQD; from the coding sequence ATGAAATTTTCACAGCATTCTTCCGACCAAAAACTCATACCCAGTGATTTGCCATTAAAAATCACGGGCATCGTGTTTTGGGGAATGGTGCTGGTTGGTTTGTTGATTGCTTTTTTGATGTTAGCAAGCAAAGAGCGTGAAATTACCGCACAAAATTTGCAATACACTGGGCTTGTGGGGCGTACGTTTGTTACGGATGTTAACGAGGCACTTAAAGAGCCCCCCACTTTGCCGGTAAATTATCAGGAAAATCTGCAGCAGGTTTTTACTGCCTTATGTCCCAGCATACATTGTACTTCCATTACGCTTACGCAACCTGAGGGTATGCTGCGTGCTGGTTCTACACACTTAACTGAAGGCGGTGTTAGTCAAACGTTGCAAATAGCGGACTCGTCGCGTACGTTGACGGTATATTTTCCCAGTGTAAAAAACATAGAGAATAGTTATCGTAAACAGATACTGATTTCCGTTGGTCTGGTGACGATGTTGTTTGGGTTGGTATTGCAGCGCATTTTGCATAAGTTATTGTCGCAACCCTTTAAAAGCATGGTGTCACGTGCGCAGCAGTTTGCGGAGGGTGATATTGCGGTCAGGTTTGATGAGTCACGTAGTGACGAATTTGGTTTTTTGGCTAAATTTATTAATCAGGCACTAGACTCCATCGTATTTCAGCAGACAGAGTTGCGCACAGCATTGGCGCGGACATTGGTATCGGAAGATGCGTTAGCGCACGAAAAAGAGCGTGCCGAAGTCACTTTGCAGTCGATTGCGGATGCGGTGATTACGACCAATGTCGTGGGTGAGGTGCAGTATTTGAATCCAGTCGCAGAGCGTTTAACTGGCTGGTCTAATGCAGATGCGCAAGGGTTGCCAGTAGAGTCAGTCATTAAGTTGGTGGATGAGGTGACGCAGTTAAAGATACCTAATCCTATCCATGAATGTTTAAAAATTGATGGTGTGATTACTATGGATAATCATGCAGCATTATTGCAGTGTAACGGGCAGTTCCTTTCTATCGATATTACTGCAGCACCGATGCATAATCATCAGGGTGAGTTTATCGGTGCTGTCATGGTATGTCAGGATGTGAATAATGCACGCAAGCTTGCTTTGCAGCTGACCTACCAAGCTAGTCATGATCCGCTGACGGGGCTGTATAACCGTCTTAAGTTCGAGGAAGACTTGTTGCATATGTTGGCCACAACGGAAAAGGCGGATCAGCATGCGCTGCTTTATATCGATCTGGATCAGTTCAAGATAGTGAATGACACGTGTGGACATATGGCGGGCGATGAGCTGTTGCGTCAACTCACTCGGGAATTGAAGCGCAATATACGGCAAAGTGACACATTGGCGCGTTTGGGTGGGGATGAGTTTGGGGTGTTGTTGCGAAATTGCGGTTTGGCCCGCGCACAGGAAGTTGCGGATAAAATTCGCCACAGCGTAAAAGAGTTCAGGTTTGCCTGGCATGATAAAACTTTTGAAATCGGTGCCAGTATAGGTTTGGTCAGCATTACGCAAGATAATCTTAATGCTGCCAGTATTATGAGTGCGGCTGACTTGGCCTGTTATACGGCAAAAGATGGTGGGCGTAATCGTGTACATGTGTTTCAGCCGGCTGATATTGAGCTTATGCAGAGACAAGGCGAGATGAGCTGGACTACCACTATTACTGAGGCGCTGGAACAGAATCGGTTTGTACTCTATGCGCAGCCGATAGTCAGCTTATCCAATATCGATGCTGGTAATTTGCACTGGGAAGTGCTGGTTAGAATCAAGGATGCTGCGGGTCAGATAATTCCGCCTAATGCTTTTATTCCTGCGGCAGAACGCTATAACAAAATGAGCAGCATAGATCGGTGGGTGGTGTTGAATGTATTTAAGGCTATTGCCACTGGGAAGCATTTTATCGTGCCGAAGGGCGGCGAGCGCGTGGTGGCAATTAATTTATCCGGGGAATCGCTGGGGGATGATGAAATGCTCGCGTACATCTGCAGCAATGCCGCAGATCTGGGCATCTCGTTACATGAGATTTGTTTCGAAATTACTGAAACGGTAGCGATAAGTAATTTGAGCAAAGCTACGCATTTTATCCATGAGCTTAAGGCGAGAGGCTGTCGTTTTTCACTCGATGATTTTGGTAGCGGGTTAAGTTCATTCGGGTACTTGAAAAATCTGGCCGTAGACTACATTAAAATTGACGGCAGTTTTGTTAAAGATATGGAAGTTGATGCTATAGATTGCGCCATGGTGACAGCGATTAATCAAATCGGTCATGTCATGCAAATCAAAACCATAGGTGAGTGGGTGGAAGATGAAGCCACATTCAATGCACTCAAAAAACTGGGTGTTAATTATGCACAAGGCTACCACACCGGTCGACCAGCCCTCTTCTGGGAAGTTATCCCTACGCAAGATTAG
- a CDS encoding glycosyltransferase family 2 protein: protein MLKSTTHFVLIPSYNPGEKVYETVRAARRFWHPVWVVVDGSTDGTAAGLQAMAAEDDGLRAIVLAKNQGKGAAVLHGMTLAAEAGYTHALTMDSDGQHPAELIPDFMAASLSQPAAMVLGVPVFDADAPALRVQGRRVSNAWANLETLWSGIGDSLYGFRVYPVAPLRHIMRYQPWMRHFDFDPEAVVRLCWYGVKPVNLPAPVRYFRPEDGGVSHFKYLRDNLLLSWMHFRLFLEFILRLPVLLIKRVAGK, encoded by the coding sequence ATGTTGAAATCTACAACGCACTTTGTGCTGATACCGAGTTATAACCCGGGTGAAAAAGTATATGAGACGGTACGTGCTGCGCGACGCTTTTGGCACCCAGTCTGGGTCGTGGTGGATGGTAGCACTGATGGCACAGCCGCAGGTCTGCAGGCGATGGCGGCTGAGGACGACGGACTGCGCGCTATCGTTTTGGCAAAAAATCAGGGTAAAGGTGCTGCGGTGTTGCATGGTATGACTCTGGCTGCTGAAGCGGGTTATACCCATGCGTTAACGATGGACTCTGATGGTCAGCATCCTGCTGAACTGATACCTGATTTTATGGCGGCTTCATTGAGTCAGCCTGCCGCCATGGTGCTGGGTGTTCCAGTGTTTGATGCGGATGCGCCTGCGTTGCGCGTGCAGGGGCGGCGGGTGTCGAATGCGTGGGCAAATCTGGAAACCCTGTGGTCGGGTATAGGGGATTCGCTATATGGTTTCCGGGTTTATCCAGTTGCACCACTCCGCCACATTATGCGTTATCAGCCTTGGATGCGGCACTTTGATTTTGATCCTGAGGCTGTGGTGCGATTATGCTGGTATGGCGTGAAACCTGTTAACTTGCCTGCGCCTGTTCGATATTTTCGACCGGAAGACGGTGGCGTCTCGCATTTTAAATATTTGCGGGATAACTTACTGTTGAGCTGGATGCATTTCAGGTTGTTTCTGGAGTTCATTTTGCGTTTGCCTGTTTTGCTGATAAAGCGGGTAGCGGGTAAGTAA
- the rpmG gene encoding 50S ribosomal protein L33 gives MASKIREKIKLESTAGTGHFYTTSKNKRTTPEKLEFMKFDPKARKHVLYKEIKLK, from the coding sequence ATGGCTAGCAAAATCCGCGAAAAAATCAAATTAGAATCGACAGCAGGTACAGGTCATTTCTATACCACCAGCAAAAACAAGCGTACTACGCCTGAAAAACTGGAATTTATGAAGTTTGATCCTAAAGCACGTAAACATGTGCTTTATAAAGAAATCAAACTGAAGTAA
- the rpmB gene encoding 50S ribosomal protein L28 → MARVCQVTGKSPMSGNNVSHANNKTKRRFLPNLQSRRFWLENENRFIRLRVSTAALRTIDKNGIEAVLEKLRAAGEKI, encoded by the coding sequence ATGGCTCGTGTATGTCAAGTTACTGGCAAATCGCCAATGTCTGGGAACAACGTTTCCCACGCGAACAACAAAACTAAACGTCGTTTTTTGCCTAACCTGCAATCACGTCGTTTCTGGTTAGAGAACGAAAACCGCTTCATCCGTTTGCGCGTTAGTACAGCTGCTTTGCGTACTATCGATAAAAACGGTATCGAAGCTGTGTTAGAAAAATTACGCGCCGCTGGCGAGAAAATTTAA
- the radC gene encoding RadC family protein yields MAITDWPEDERPREKLLLRGAAALSDAELLAIFLRTGVPGKSAVDMARELIGEFKSLTGLFAASRQAICAVHGLGDAKFTQLQAVLEMSRRALAEEMRQVDALNSPAAVRDYLRLVLSGKAHEVFCAVFLDSQNRVLAVEELFQGTLNQASVYPREVVKRALAHNAAALILAHNHPSGVAEPSRADENLTQALKNALALVDVRVLDHFVVGEGSAISFAERGLL; encoded by the coding sequence ATGGCAATTACCGATTGGCCTGAGGATGAACGCCCGCGTGAAAAATTATTATTGCGCGGTGCTGCAGCGCTGAGCGATGCGGAATTGTTGGCTATATTTCTGCGTACAGGCGTGCCGGGCAAAAGCGCAGTGGATATGGCGCGAGAGTTGATAGGTGAGTTTAAGTCATTGACGGGTTTGTTTGCAGCGAGTCGGCAGGCGATTTGTGCAGTCCATGGCTTGGGTGATGCGAAATTTACGCAATTGCAAGCTGTGCTTGAAATGTCACGACGCGCGCTAGCAGAAGAAATGCGTCAGGTCGATGCGCTCAACTCACCTGCGGCAGTACGAGATTATTTGCGTTTAGTATTGTCAGGGAAAGCCCATGAGGTTTTTTGTGCGGTGTTTTTGGATAGTCAGAATCGAGTGCTTGCGGTCGAGGAGTTGTTTCAGGGTACGTTAAATCAGGCAAGTGTTTATCCGCGTGAAGTGGTTAAGCGTGCTTTGGCACACAATGCCGCTGCCTTAATTCTGGCACACAACCATCCATCAGGCGTGGCTGAACCGAGTCGTGCGGATGAAAATTTAACGCAGGCATTGAAAAATGCGCTGGCACTAGTTGATGTGCGGGTTTTAGACCATTTTGTGGTGGGCGAAGGGAGTGCCATTTCATTCGCAGAACGTGGATTACTTTGA
- the coaBC gene encoding bifunctional phosphopantothenoylcysteine decarboxylase/phosphopantothenate--cysteine ligase CoaBC has translation MPQLAKKHILLGVTGGIAAYKAAELTRLLVKAGAHVRIVMTQAAMQFVGAQTFQALSGNPVITDMWNDAANGMAHINLTREADLAIIAPASADFIAKLAHGLADDMLSTLCLARTCPLLVAPAMNQQMWKNPATQRNITQLNADGIHLLGPASGEQACGETGLGRMLEPADLFQAIVAQFAPRCLAGKQILITAGPTIEKIDPVRAITNLSSGKMGYAMAQAALDAGATVTLISGPSCLTPPQNATIIKVESASDMLAAVNQHVAASDIFISVAAVADYRPELAHEQKIKKTADMLTLNLTPNVDILAQVAQRPQPPFCVGFAAETENLIANGTTKRQRKNIPLLVVNRAQDALGSDSNEVTLLDDHGAHPLARADKSSIARQIIQHLANLYQEAK, from the coding sequence ATGCCGCAATTAGCAAAAAAACACATCCTGTTAGGTGTCACCGGCGGCATCGCTGCTTACAAAGCAGCCGAACTCACACGCCTGCTAGTCAAAGCTGGCGCACATGTACGAATAGTGATGACTCAGGCCGCGATGCAGTTCGTTGGTGCACAGACATTTCAAGCGCTATCGGGCAATCCTGTTATCACCGACATGTGGAACGATGCAGCCAACGGCATGGCGCACATCAATCTCACCCGCGAAGCTGATTTAGCCATCATTGCACCAGCCAGTGCTGATTTCATTGCCAAGCTCGCGCACGGACTGGCGGACGACATGCTCTCCACGTTATGCCTGGCGCGCACCTGCCCGCTGCTGGTTGCGCCCGCTATGAACCAGCAAATGTGGAAAAACCCAGCAACACAACGCAATATCACACAGCTAAACGCCGACGGTATACACCTCCTTGGCCCTGCCAGTGGGGAACAGGCTTGCGGTGAAACGGGGCTGGGACGAATGTTAGAACCCGCAGATTTATTTCAGGCGATAGTCGCGCAATTTGCGCCACGCTGTTTAGCAGGCAAGCAAATACTGATTACCGCAGGGCCAACAATAGAAAAAATCGATCCCGTACGTGCCATCACCAACTTGAGTTCAGGCAAAATGGGTTATGCGATGGCACAAGCAGCGCTGGATGCAGGCGCGACAGTCACATTAATCAGCGGCCCATCCTGCCTGACTCCGCCGCAAAACGCGACAATCATCAAGGTGGAAAGCGCATCGGACATGCTTGCCGCAGTTAATCAGCACGTAGCCGCATCCGACATTTTCATTAGCGTGGCAGCCGTTGCCGATTATCGTCCTGAGCTGGCGCACGAACAGAAAATCAAAAAAACCGCCGACATGCTCACGCTCAACCTGACCCCAAATGTCGATATTCTGGCGCAAGTTGCGCAACGCCCACAGCCACCATTCTGCGTAGGCTTTGCCGCAGAAACCGAAAACCTCATCGCCAACGGCACTACCAAACGCCAGCGTAAAAACATTCCACTACTGGTGGTCAATCGCGCTCAGGATGCATTGGGTAGCGACAGCAACGAAGTCACCCTGCTCGACGACCACGGCGCGCATCCACTGGCACGTGCCGACAAATCCAGTATTGCCCGACAAATTATTCAACACCTAGCCAATTTATATCAGGAGGCAAAATGA
- the dut gene encoding dUTP diphosphatase yields MNRTIDVKILDPRLHEQLPGYATPGAAGIDLRACIDAPMELHPGQTLLIPTGMAIHIGTPDLAAVILPRSGLGHKHGVVLGNLVGLIDSDYQGQLFVSMWNRGDAMFTINPLERIAQMVMVPVVQVQFNIVEDFDASERGAGGFGSTGR; encoded by the coding sequence ATGAACCGCACCATAGACGTTAAAATCCTCGATCCACGTTTACACGAGCAGTTGCCAGGATACGCAACACCAGGCGCTGCAGGCATAGACCTGCGTGCCTGCATAGACGCCCCCATGGAGCTTCACCCAGGGCAAACCTTACTCATACCCACCGGCATGGCTATCCACATCGGTACGCCAGATTTAGCCGCTGTCATTTTGCCGCGCTCAGGTTTGGGACATAAACATGGTGTAGTGCTAGGCAATCTGGTCGGATTAATTGACTCAGACTATCAGGGCCAGCTGTTCGTCTCCATGTGGAACCGTGGTGACGCCATGTTCACCATCAACCCGCTGGAACGCATTGCGCAAATGGTAATGGTGCCTGTAGTACAAGTGCAATTTAATATAGTTGAAGACTTCGATGCAAGTGAACGTGGCGCAGGCGGATTTGGAAGTACGGGACGATAA